The region AAAAATTTCAGAAGAATTATTAACGTTAATTGGTGGAAAAGAAAACATACAAGGAGTAGCGCATTGTGCAACACGATTAAGAATTGTCTTAGTTGATAATTCATTAGCTGATTTAGATCAAATTGGGCAATTAGAATTAGTTAAAGGGGTCTTTGTGGCAGGAGATCAATTGCAAATTATTTTTGGCGCAGGAACAGTTAATAATGTTTATGATGTCTTTACAGAAGTTAGTGGAACAGAAAGAATGTCTTTAGGTGATGTTAAAGCTCAATCAGTACAGAAACAGAATGCATTTCAAAAAGCTATTAAATCGTTATCTGACGTTTTCGTAGATATCATTCCAGGTTTATTAGCTGCAGCCCTATTGATGGGATTGACAGGTTTACTTGGGCAAGAAGGAATTTTTGGTCCTCAATCTGTGATTGAGATGTTTCCATCTTTAGCTGGAATTAATCGCTTCATATCAATTTGTTCAACAGGAATCTTTACAATATTACCAATGTTAGTTGTTTATTCAGCAACAAGACGTTATGGTGGAACACCTGTTCTTGGATTAGTTATTGGAGCAATTATGTTACATCCTGATTTAGCAAATGCTTATTCTGTTGGAAATGGAACAGTTGATCCCGAAGTTATTAATATTTTTGGACTAAATGTAGAATTAGTTGCATTTCAAGGTGGGATTATCATTGCTTTAATGATGGGATTCATTACGGCTAAACTTGATATTTTCTTTAACAAAAAAATTCCAGATATGGTTAAATTATTCTTTGCACCATTAGCAACAGTAGTGATTGCAGCATTCTTATTATTTACAGTCATTGGTCCACTAGGACGTGCTCTAGCAGATATTATTACTTATTCATTATTATGGGCAACAACAAATTTAGGAATTTTTGGTTTCATGTTGTTTGCAGGAATTCAACAAATCATTGTTATTACTGGAATTCATCATGTTATCGGAGCAGTTGAGGCACAATTAATCGCAGATACTGGACGTAACTTTATTATGCCATTAATGTCAGTTGCTTTAATTGCACAAGGTGGAGCAGTTCTTGGATTCTTACTTTTAAATTGGAAAGATGCTAAAGTTAAACAAATTTGTATTTCTTCATTTGGGTCAATTTTATTTGGAATTTCTGAACCGGCTATTTTCGGAGTAACTTTAAAAAATAAATTCCCATTAATTGCAGGATGCTTAGGAGCAACTTTAGGGGGAGCATATGTTTATCTTACACATGTAACAGCTATTGGATTTGGTGCAACAGCTATTCCTGGAATTGCAATTGTAGCAGCTGAAGGAAATGGACATCTTAATTATATTTTTGCTCATTTAATTGCTTTATCAGCTGGATTTATCTTTACATATGTATATGGAAAAGTAAAAGTTAAAAGAGAGGTAGCTTAATTATGAGATACAAAGAGCCTAAACATCGAACAATTCTAGAAGCTACAACAGAAGAATTAGTTCAACTTCTAGAAAAGTCAAAAGATGATAATTGGAAACCAATTTATCATATTCATCCAGAGTTTGGTTTATTAAATGATCCAAATGGATTAGCATATTTTAATGGTTATTATCATCTTTTTCACCAATGGTATCCTTTTGGGACAACACATGGAATGAAACATTGGGCTCATTTGAAATCAAAAAACTTAGTTGAATGGACACGTGAAGAAGTAGCATTAATACCAACTGAAGATTATGAAGCTCATGGAGCATATTCAGGAACAGCTATAGAAATAAATAATCAGTTGTATTTGTATTACACTGGAAACATTAAATTAGATAAGTTTAATCGAAGCGCAAATCAGTGTTTAGCTATTATGGATGATAAGGGGAATATTCAAAAACATCCATCAAATGCGTTGATTGAAGGCGTTCCACAAGGGTATACCGGACATGTTCGTGATCCAAAAGTATTTAAAAAGAATGGTCAATATTATATGATTTTGGGAGCTCAACGATTAGATGAAACAGGAACCTTTATTATGTATCAATCCCCAGATGGAGTAGATTGGAGTTTTTTAGGAGAGTTAACGTTAAAAAACTTTAATCAGAATTTAGGGTATATGTGGGAATGTCCAGACTTTGCTGAGATTGACGGAAAGGATTTATTGATTTTTTCACCACAGGGAGTTGAAGTACAAGGTGAGAAGTATAAAAATTTATTTAATGTAACGTATGTAATTGGAAAGTTAGATTTAGATCAATTGATATTTGAAGTAGAATCATTTGATGAATTTGAGCGAGGATTTGATTTCTATGCGACTCAAACTTTTAAAGGAAAAGAAAATCAAACACTACTATTAGCCTGGGCAGGTTTAGGAGAATTTGAATATCCAACTGATATTTTTGGATGGGCTCATTGCTTAACATTCCCAAGAGAAATTAGAATCAAAGATAATAAGGTTATTCAAATTCCAGCAAAAGAACTTGAGTTATTACGTCTCAATAAAGTATCAGAAGCAGGTCAATGTCAAGGATTTTCTTTATTAGAAAATGATACAAATACATATGAGTTAAATATGATACTCACCCCAAATGATGCAAATATTTTTGGAATAAACCTATCAGTTTCAAAAGAGGAACGTCTGGTATTAGAGTTTAATCAGAAAAATCAAACCGTTACACTTGATCGAAGTGAATTAAAACATCAGTTTGTTGAAGAGTTTGGGACATATCGTCAAGCAGAATTAAAAATTGGTGAAAAGATTGAAATTAAAGTTTTAATGGATAATAGTATTGTTGAAATCTTTATTAACAATGGGGAGTTAGCCTTTACAAGCCGATTATTCCCATTAGAAAATTCAACTAATATAGAGATTTTTAGCGATGGATTAATGTCCTATAAGTATGAGAAGTATCTTTTAAAACATGGTATTTAATTTATTTACCATACATAAAAAAAGGTCTGTCAAAAATATGACAGACCTTTTTTTATGTATCATTTTTTGAAAACGTTTAACGAGTTTATAGGTACCATTAGCAAGACAAAATCTATCTTTTTAAGTATCTAGTTTTTGGTACTATAAAAAAGCAGTTGAGGCAGAGGTTTAATCAATTGATTACGTATTGATAAAGTGAGGTCACTTTTATTTTAGATGATCAATAACCTCTAATAATGATTCGACAATTTTAACTGTTTTATTGGCAAACTCTTCATCAGGATATTTCATATCTGGTACGCAGATAACATCTATATTTCCAGCGTGTGCTGCTGTAATGCCGGCTTCACTGTCTTCTAAAACTAACGCTTCCTGAGGAGTTATTCCTAATTTTTCACAGGCTGTTAAGAAAATTTCAGGATGAGGTTTTCCACAAGTCACTTCATCGCCACAAATCATATCATCAAAATATTGATAGATATTTGCTGTTTTTAAAATGATATCCGCACGAGCACGAGCACTACTGGTTGCTACAATTGTTTTATAGTTATTTTCTTTTAGAAACGTTAGTAATTCAACGATTCCTTTTTTTAATGGTGTGTTAAGTTTTAGGCGGTTATCTAATGAGACATGAACATCATCCCAGACCTCATCTATTGGGAAATCTTCTCCGTAGTGATCTATTAATACTTGATAAACGCCTTTTTTATTTTTTCCTAGGCAACGACGATAAAGTGTTTCGTCAAATTTATATCCTAATTGATCTAACTTATGACAATATTCTTCATAAGTCACTCTTTCACTATCAATCATTAATCCATCCATATCAAATATTATAGCTTTTTTCATATCTAATCCCTCATTCTAAATTTGATAAGTGGATTATAACAATGAATATGGCATAAAGCAATGTTATAAGGGAGATTATCTCTCATATCAAAAAAGCCCTACTAAGGGAGGAAAGCTACGAATTCGCAAGCTCATTTCCTAGCGTGGGGGCCCCCCATTTTTACGACTGGCTAAACGCTTGATTCAACTTTTTAATAAAACCACATAATTTCTCCATAGTGTTGTCATATAATATCGTGGGTTGTGAATGTACCTACTTTGCCGATGATATTGAAAGGATGTGAGGGTATGGACGGTAGTCCGAGTTGTTGTAAGGATAATAAGATGGGTTCCATATCTGACCATCTTATGAAGTGGAGGATATGGTAACCAAGGAGGATTGAGCCATGGTTATTGAAATTAAAGAGTTAATTGAAAGAAATAAGTTATTAGAGTTATGTGAGTATTTACAAGAATTGAATTCTGTTGATGTAGCGAATCAATTAATGGATCTTGAGGATGAAGAGTTGGTTTTAGTTTTTAGGGTTTTACCTAAGGATATTGCTGCAGAAGTTTTTTCTTATTTAGATAAAGATTCTCAACAACATATTGTGGGGTCGATTACAGATCGAGAAGTCACACAAATTGTGGATAAGTTATTTTTAGATGACACAGTTGATTTTATTGAGGAGTTACCTGCAAATGTTGTTAAAAAGGTGATTCGAAATACATCTCCTCAAAAACGTGAATTAATTAATCAGTTTTTACAGTATGCACAGTATTCAGCAGGATCAATTATGACGATTGAGTTTGTTGATTTAAAAGCGTATATGACTGTTAAAGAGGCAATTAATCATACTCGAAAAACTGGAACAACTAAGGAAACGTTAGAAACTTGTTTTATCATTGATCAAGCACGTCATCTTTTAGGATCGGTGACACTTAAAGATTTAATTTTAAGCGAAGATGATATGATAATTGAAGATATTATGGACACTAATCTTATCTCAGTTCAAACATCGGTTGATCAAGAAGAGGTTGCACATTTATTTAAGGCGTATGATTTAGTAACGATGCCCGTCGTGGATAAAGAAAACCGTCTAGTAGGAATGATTACGATTGATGATGTTGTGGATATCATTGAGCAAGAAAATACGGAAGATTTTCAAAAGATGGCAGCGATGGCACCAAACGAGGAACCTTATTTAAAAACTCCCGTTTTATCTTTAGCTAAACATCGTATTATTTGGTTATTAGTTTTAATGATTTCAGCAACGGTGACAGGACGTATCATTCAAGGGTTTGAGGAAGTCATTCAATCGGTTGTTATTTTAGCATCATTTATTCCAATGTTAATGGACACAGGGGGAAATGCTGGTTCTCAGTCTTCTACTTTAATTATTCGAGGATTAGCGCTTGGTGAAATTACGACTCATGATTATTTAAAAGTTATGTTTAAAGAGTTACGAGTAGGAAGTGTTGTGGCAATTGTTCTATCTGTTGTCAATTTTTTAAGAATTTATTTTATTGAGCATGTCGAGTTTATGGTCGGAATTACTGTTTGTGCAAGTTTGTTCTTTACGGTTATTTTAGCTAAAGTGGTGGGAAGTATTTTACCGATTATTGCTAAGAAGTTAAAATTTGATCCAGCTATTATGGCGAGTCCGTTGATTACAACGATTGTTGATGCCTTTGCATTAATTGTTTACTTTATGTTAGCTCGCACACTTTTAGGAATTTAATATGAAAAAGCCTACATTGTAGGCTTTTTCTGCTTATAATAAAAGAGAGATTGGAGTTGATGAGATGCGTATTTTAATGGTAGATGATGAAGTAAAGATTTGTGAATTTGTACAGGCGTGTTTAGATAATGAAGGGTATCAAACAGAGGTTGCTCATGATGGTAAAACAGCACTTAGTTTATTTCATCAGTATACCTATGATTTGATTCTGCTTGATCGAATGTTGCCTGATGTGAGTGGAGAAGAAATCTGTAAACAAATTAGACAACAGTCTGATATTCCAATTATAATGCTAACAGCCAAAATAGAAGATGAAGATCGAATTGAAGGTTTTCAATTAGGTTGTGATGATTATATTTGTAAGCCATTTAATATAATGGAGTTATTACTCCGAATAAAGGCTATTTTAAAACGAACGATAAAAAAAGATAATCAAGATTTAATTAAATTTGGAACAGATTTTGAACTAAATACTTTATCCCATCAGTTAAAGGTTAAAGGACAGGAGGTTCCTTTAACGAATACAGAGTATAAAATTTTATTGGCCCTTAGTTCACATCCTCAAAAAGTGTATACTCGAGAAGAATTACTGGCTTATGCAGTTGATGGATATGTTGAAAAATTTGATCGTGTGATTGATAGTCATATTAAAAATTTAAGGCATAAGATTGAGATAGATTCAATTATCTTAACCGTGTACGGAGTGGGGTATCGTTTTGGATTACAAAAGTAAAAGAATGCCTATTAATAAAAAAATGATTTTAATTTTTTCATTTGTCATGATTGTGACGATTATTATGATTCGGTTATTTGTTGCAACGCTTTTTCAACATTCATTTGAACGATATGTAGATGATTCGAATAAAGTAGAGTTATATCATTTAATGAATTTTGACGCTCGAGGGCTCTATCGAAATGATGAATGGGATATGGATTTTATTAAAAATTTAGGAATTGATGCGATTCAAAAAGGAATTGCGATTAAAGTATATGATCATTCGGGCAAGGAGCTTTGGAGTGTGTTTTCTGATGAGAAGGTGCTATCCGATTACACGTTAAATGAAATTAGTCAAAATATGCAAAACATTGACAGTGATTGGAGTAATGCACTCGAGGATTATCAAGTAGATATTTATAATGAGAGAGATGAAGTTGTCGGAAAACTAGATTTAACTCATTATGCTTCGACGTATTATATGAGTAATGATTTAGAGCTATTGAATACGGTTAATCAGGTGATTTTAATTATTGGTATTGTGTCAGTGGGCAGTATTGTTGTGGTTTCTGCGATGATTTCAAAATCTATTTCGATTCCTATCGTGAAGGTGTCCCGAATGGCGAAGTTGATTGAGACTGGCCAATATAAGAAGGAAGTGGAGACTCGTAGCGATATTAAGGAGATTGATGAGTTAATCACATCGATTAATAATTTGTCACTGGCTTTAGATGAGCAAGAAATGTTGAGGAAGCAACTGACGACTGATATTGCGCACGAGTTAAGAACGCCTTTAACGACGATAAAGGGGCATTTGGATGTGATGATTGCGGGAATTTGGGAACCGACGTCTGAGCGTTTGATGAGTATTAATGAGGAAGTCGTTAGGATTAGCCGGATGGTAGATGAACTACGCCATCTTTCAAAGTATGATAGCGAAAGGACAAAGCTTGAGTTATCTAAAATACGATTAGATGAGCTGTTAGTGTCTGTCATTTATAATTATCAAGTTCAAGCCTTTGAAAAAAACATCGAGATTCAATCGCAAATTGAACCAGTAGTGGCTTTAGTTGACGAGAAGAAATTTTCTCAAGTGTTAATCAATCTATTATCGAATGCCACTAAGTATACAAATGTAGGCGGAGTGATTACGGTGATGTGTCATTCTGATGAGCAACATATCTATATTAAAGTTGTGGATAATGGTATTGGAATTCCAGAGGTTGATTTGAAACATATCTTTGAACGATTTTATCGTGTGGATAAGTCAAGAAGTAAGGAAACGGGGGGCATTGGTGTTGGATTAACGATTGCGAAATCTATTGTAGAAGCTCACGGGGGATTGCTGAGTGTAAAAAGTGAAGTAGGGATTGGTAGTGAATTTATGATTCAATTAAAAATAATTTGATATTTTATATGATGTTATATCATAAATGTTTTAGATGAAAAAAGGTTGAGTCTTGATTGGACTCAACCTTTTAAAATGCATTATTTTACCAAAAGTAAAAGTAACATCGCGATAATTAAACAAGTAAAACCACCAATCATGGCTGTTGATTTTTTCATGTTAAAGATCCTCTCTGATTTGTATTTATACATAAATGTTTCAAAATAATAAGATAACTACTATGATATATTATTATAATTTTGATAAATATAGTAAAAAATTATCCAGAACATAACTATGAAATTTTTTTGTGCTAAAATAATACAGGTGATTAAAGGAGGGGCCAACATGGAACAGAATTTTATGAATGATTTATATAAGCAAATTGCGAAGCAATTAAACATTACAACGAATCAAATTAATGCGGTCTTAAAACTTTTAGAAGAGGGATCAACCGTTCCATTCATTGCTCGTTATCGTAAAGAGGTAACAGGAGCGCTAGATGAAGAGCAGATTCGTGAAATTTCTAAGACATATGAGTACGGTGTTAATTTACAACAGCGTAAAGATGATGTCATTCGTTTAATTGATGAAAAAGGGATGTTAACACCAGAGTTAAAAAATCAAATTTTAAAAGCAGAGAAATTAACTGAGATTGAAGACTTATATCGTCCATTTAAGGAGAAAAAGAAAACTCGTGCAACGATGGCAAAAGCAAAAGGTTTAGAGCCATTAGCACAGTATCTTTTAACTTATCCACAATCAGGAATTGAAGTTGAAGCAGCTAAATATGTGAATGAAGAAGTAGCATCTGTTGAAGAGGCTTTACAAGGAGCTCGCGATATTATCGCGGAGATGATTGCGGATAACGCAGATTATCGTAAATGGATTCGTGAATATACAACGAAAAATGGTGAAATTCAATCTAAGGTTCGTGATAAATCATTAGATGAGCGCCATGTTTATGAACAATATTATGAATACTCTGAACCTATCTCACGTATTGTTCCTCACCGTGTTCTGGCGATGAATCGTGGAGAGTCGGAGAAGATTTTACGTATTTCTATTACAGAGAACGCTGAAGGCGTATACACTTATTTATCAAAGCAATTTATTAAGGATGCATCAGGGGAAGCTGCCAATCAGGTGATGATGGCAATTGAGGATGCGTATAAACGTTTAATCAAACCTTCAATTGAGCGTGAGATTCGTGCTAGTTTAAAAGAGGTAGCAGAAAATCAAGCGATTCATATCTTCTCTGAGAATGTGCGTCAATTATTATTACAACCTCCTATGAAAGGAAAAGTTGTACTTGGAGTTGACCCTGCTTTCCGTACTGGATGTAAGTTAGCAGTTGTTGATGAGACTGGTAAAGTATTAGATATCGATGTGATTTATCCTCACGAAAAATCAAAAGGGTCAACTGCAGACCCTAAATTAGTAGCGGCGGCGCGTGCTAAGGTCATTGATAAAATCAATACTCATAAAGTAGAAATTGTGTCGATCGGTAATGGTACAGCTTCACGCGAAACAGAAAGTTTTATTGTTGATGTGTTAAAAGAAATTAAGCATCCAATTTATTATATTATTACGAATGAAGCAGGAGCTTCAGTTTATTCGGCATCAGATCTTGCGCGTCAAGAGTTCCCAGATTTACAGGTTGAGGAGCGTTCGGCTGTTTCGATTGCAAGACGTCTTCAAGACCCATTAGCAGAGCTGGTTAAGATTGATCCTAAGTCTATTGGGGTAGGTCAATATCAACATGACGTAACGCAATCTAAGTTGAATGATTCATTAAACTTCGTGGTTGAAACAACTGTTAACCAGGTAGGGGTAAACGTAAATACAGCGTCGCCTGCATTACTTAAATATGTAGCGGGTCTTTCTTCAACGATTGCCAATAATATCGTGAAGCACCGTGATGAAGTTGGAAAGTTCACAAAACGTGAAGAGTTAAAGAAAGTTGCACGCTTAGGAGCTAAAACTTATGAGCAAGCAATCGGATTTTTACGTATTATTGATGGGGTAAATCCGCTTGATAAAACGGGTATTCACCCTGAAAGTTACAAAGTTGCAGAAGAAGTTCTTGAAAGCTTAGGGTGCACAAAAGATGATTTAGGAACCGAAGGCTTAAAAGCAGCAGTTGCTAAAGCTGATCGCTTAAAATTAATGGCAACGCTTGGTGTTGGTGAACATACATTAAACGATATTTTAGATGCATTTGTTGCACCGAATCGTGATCCACGTGATGAGGTGGCAGCACCTTTATTACGTTCTGATGTGTTAAAACTTGAAGATTTAAAACCAGGAATGGAACTTCAAGGGACAGTTCGTAACGTTGTTGACTTCGGAGTATTTGTCGACTGTGGTGTAAAAGAAGATGGATTAGTTCACTTATCAAAAATGAAAAAAGGATTCGTTAAACATCCAATGGATGTTGCCTCAGTTGGGGACATCGTTAAAGTATGGGTAGAGTCAGTTGACTTAAATCGTAAACGATTAGCGTTAACTATGATCATGCCAGAAGCTAAATAAATTAAAAAGGAGCTAGCTAGCTCCTTTTTAATATTATGAATTATTTTTAATATACAACTTTAAACATTTTATGATTAGTATCAGAATATAAATAATCAATCCGTACATAACCAGTGGGATTAAAGATGAAATTGAAAATAGTAATTGATTGAAGATATTACCACCTGTAGTTTCTATAACTTCAACTTGCATTAGTTTAGTCTCCTTTTATTAATTATAGGGTTTAATTTCTTTACATTTTGGAAAGTTTGAACAACCATAAAACTTTTGTCCAATATGATTGCCTTTTTTAGTTTCACGTAAAGTCATAGGTATCTGGCATTTTGGACAGATTGGTACATAATCTTCGGAGGTAATACTAGCAATAATAGGATTAGTTTTCATTTGGGACTGTATTAAATCTGTTAATTCAGAAATTGCGTAGCTATTTTTGACGGGTATATGGAGAAGAGGGAGATTAGCCGCTTTAAAAACTTCATCAACAAATGCATCTCGTTGTACTCTATTTGATTGCTGATGACTTTTATCATCCAGTTCAATAGCTACCAATGGTTTCAGAGATACATTATCGCAAACTAAAAAGTCTACATGTTTTCGGTTAATTTTATTCCAATAGCTTTGTTTCATTTTAAAATCTTTTATATTAACAAAAAATAAATCTCCTAATGATACTTTAGACAAAATCTTAAATGGAAGCTCTTTAGTAGCAAGTGACAAGGATTTATAAAAATTAAGTTCTGCTGCTGATAAAAAATCATCCCGTAAAACATATGGAAATATATTTTCTATTTTTTTACTTTGTTTGTTATTCTGTTTTGGTAATAGTCCCAGTGCATTAAGAATACTTCCTAAACATCCAATATTTTCGCTCATTATTCATATCCTCTCTAGTGATTATCTCTCCCTAATTTTAACATTATTTTAAGATAATTGTTTTATTATGTGGTAAAAAATGTATGTTTAATACTAACAAGTAATCAAATAAAGTTATTTAGGAGTATATTTTTGGGTTGAACTGAATTATCCAAAGTTCAGGTAACGGTGAATAAGGAAGGTTTACCATCAGAGGAGATAGAGATAGGCCTCCCAACGCTGACTATTTTTGATTTGAATCTCCCTGCAGGAACAGATTATTTTGAAATGGAAGTCAGCTATTTTGATGAGTCAGGAACTGAGATTTTTTAGGATGGTAGATATAGAAAAAGGATTATCTGTGAATTTTTCGATAATCCTTTTGATTGTTAGGATTTAAAGTGTAGCTTTTCTTTACTAAATGGTAAATAAGTACTACAATTATGCTATATATGAAACCGAAAGGGTGTACAAAAAATGTCAAAAGTATTAGCTAAAGTTAAAAATTATGAAATCACTGAAGAAATGTTAAATGAAACAATCGATGCCTTACGCGCACAACAAAATATTAATTTAACAACTGAAGAACAAAAACAAGATTTATTAGATGAATTAGTTGCTCGTCAATTAGTTGTTGAAGATGCAATTGAGTCTGGATTAACTGAAACTGAAGAGTTCCAAAAATTATATCGCGAATTCATTTTCCAACACAGCATTGGACAAATGTTCAAAACAATTAATGTAACAGATGCTGAGTGTGAGGCTTACTATAATGAAAACCAAGATCAATTCAAAGAAGAAACAGTTCGCGCTGCTCATATCTTAGTAGATGAAGAAGCAAAAGCAGAGGATTTATTAAATCAAATTAATGAAGGTGCAGATTTCCATCAATTAGCAAGCGAACATTCAAGCTGTCCTTCTGGAGCTCGTGGAGGAGATTTAGGAGATTTCGGACGTGGACAAATGGTTCCTGAATTTGAACAAGCTGCATTCGCTTTAAATATTGGAGAAATTTCTGGGGTAGTTAAATCTCAGTTTGGATATCATTTAATTAAATTATTAGACAAAAAAGAAACAGTGCCATTTACTGATGTTTTACCACAAATTAAACAATACTTAGTGACGAAAAAACAAAATGAGATGTATAGTGCGTTTACTCAAGGTTTAAAATCTAAATATACGGTAGAAAAAGCCTAAAAAACTATTTACTTTGTAATTCAAACTAATTATAATAGTACTATAGTTAGATGAAGGAGGAAATCAAAATGGTATTTGATCGCGTTAAAGAAATTATTGTAGACGAATTAGGTGTAGATGCAGAAGCAGTAACTATTGATTCAACTTTAGAAGATTTAGGTGCTGACTCTTTAGATGCTGTTGAATTAATCATGGCATTAGAAGAAGAGTACGATTTAGAAATCGCTGAAGACGATGCTAAAGCAATGAAAAGCGTTAAAAACATCGTTGATTATATCGAAAGTAAACAATAATTTTTTAAATGAACTAGGAGATACTTTCTCCTAGTTTTTTACCGATTATACACAGCTAGTCATAAATCATTTAATTTCGCCCATTCTAATAATAGGTTACTATTTTTTGAAAATTTAAGCAATTTTGCTTTTAATAGATATGTACAAGAGGATTTTTTTGATCCCTGATATATAAGTCTAGATCATATTTCTATCAGCATATAGAAATGGGAGGTGTTATAGGTGGATCGCTCAAGAAAAGTTGTTAATGAATTATTAACAGATGTTTTTAATCAAATTTTAATTTTAGAGGAACGTAATTTACAAGAGCATGATGCAGTTGATGTAACGATGACGGAGATTCATGTCATTGAGGCGATTCGTAAATGTGAACCATCAACAATGGGGACCGTGTCTAAACGTTTAATGATTACAATGGGGACTTTGACAACATCGGTTAACCGATTAGTAGAAAAAGGTTATGTAACACGTAAACGTGATGTGAATGATCGTCGAGTGGTTTTACTAGATTTAACGGAAAAAGGTCAGAGTGTATTTGAAATTCATGAAGCCTTTCATGAAGACTTAGTAAATGCTGCTTTAAAAGACTTAGAGTTTCGAGAAGATTTAGTTC is a window of Turicibacter sanguinis DNA encoding:
- a CDS encoding MarR family winged helix-turn-helix transcriptional regulator, giving the protein MDRSRKVVNELLTDVFNQILILEERNLQEHDAVDVTMTEIHVIEAIRKCEPSTMGTVSKRLMITMGTLTTSVNRLVEKGYVTRKRDVNDRRVVLLDLTEKGQSVFEIHEAFHEDLVNAALKDLEFREDLVQSLESIYRFFKKLQEKHQ
- a CDS encoding Tex family protein; translated protein: MEQNFMNDLYKQIAKQLNITTNQINAVLKLLEEGSTVPFIARYRKEVTGALDEEQIREISKTYEYGVNLQQRKDDVIRLIDEKGMLTPELKNQILKAEKLTEIEDLYRPFKEKKKTRATMAKAKGLEPLAQYLLTYPQSGIEVEAAKYVNEEVASVEEALQGARDIIAEMIADNADYRKWIREYTTKNGEIQSKVRDKSLDERHVYEQYYEYSEPISRIVPHRVLAMNRGESEKILRISITENAEGVYTYLSKQFIKDASGEAANQVMMAIEDAYKRLIKPSIEREIRASLKEVAENQAIHIFSENVRQLLLQPPMKGKVVLGVDPAFRTGCKLAVVDETGKVLDIDVIYPHEKSKGSTADPKLVAAARAKVIDKINTHKVEIVSIGNGTASRETESFIVDVLKEIKHPIYYIITNEAGASVYSASDLARQEFPDLQVEERSAVSIARRLQDPLAELVKIDPKSIGVGQYQHDVTQSKLNDSLNFVVETTVNQVGVNVNTASPALLKYVAGLSSTIANNIVKHRDEVGKFTKREELKKVARLGAKTYEQAIGFLRIIDGVNPLDKTGIHPESYKVAEEVLESLGCTKDDLGTEGLKAAVAKADRLKLMATLGVGEHTLNDILDAFVAPNRDPRDEVAAPLLRSDVLKLEDLKPGMELQGTVRNVVDFGVFVDCGVKEDGLVHLSKMKKGFVKHPMDVASVGDIVKVWVESVDLNRKRLALTMIMPEAK
- a CDS encoding DUF2726 domain-containing protein — translated: MSENIGCLGSILNALGLLPKQNNKQSKKIENIFPYVLRDDFLSAAELNFYKSLSLATKELPFKILSKVSLGDLFFVNIKDFKMKQSYWNKINRKHVDFLVCDNVSLKPLVAIELDDKSHQQSNRVQRDAFVDEVFKAANLPLLHIPVKNSYAISELTDLIQSQMKTNPIIASITSEDYVPICPKCQIPMTLRETKKGNHIGQKFYGCSNFPKCKEIKPYN
- the acpP gene encoding acyl carrier protein; the protein is MVFDRVKEIIVDELGVDAEAVTIDSTLEDLGADSLDAVELIMALEEEYDLEIAEDDAKAMKSVKNIVDYIESKQ
- a CDS encoding peptidylprolyl isomerase, which translates into the protein MSKVLAKVKNYEITEEMLNETIDALRAQQNINLTTEEQKQDLLDELVARQLVVEDAIESGLTETEEFQKLYREFIFQHSIGQMFKTINVTDAECEAYYNENQDQFKEETVRAAHILVDEEAKAEDLLNQINEGADFHQLASEHSSCPSGARGGDLGDFGRGQMVPEFEQAAFALNIGEISGVVKSQFGYHLIKLLDKKETVPFTDVLPQIKQYLVTKKQNEMYSAFTQGLKSKYTVEKA